A single genomic interval of Aedes aegypti strain LVP_AGWG chromosome 1, AaegL5.0 Primary Assembly, whole genome shotgun sequence harbors:
- the LOC110681500 gene encoding uncharacterized protein LOC110681500 isoform X2, giving the protein MDSTTKTTPNYDEAAISRCMELVTTKQMTLYAACKTYGIPQSTVRYRLSSKWTTKVRKGPQTVLTEVEEQKLVQYLVAMEKKGFPVVKDLLLYKVKTFFDSSSRSNPFTDNVPGRKWMKGFLRRHREITFRTPETVSSASAKVKEADIRGWFANLKSYLEENCLMAAALDPTRIYNGDETSFFLHPQTKTVLASRGSKNVYEIEHADGHKNITVMFTFGADGSVVSPGVVLPMQRLSVEILRSFPGDWGVGKSPKGWMDTTNFMLYIRNVFYPHLQKKKVRFPVLYFVDGHSSHTAAEVADLCLDLGIVLIALYPLSPYSNHSSQLGKALLRTGGWSTEVRIFY; this is encoded by the exons ATGGATTCTACCACGAAAACGACACCCAACTACGATGAAGCGGCGATTTCCCGCTGCATGGAATTGGTGACCACCAAGCAAATGACTTTATATGCAGCCTGCAAAACTTACGGCATTCCTCAATCCACCGTTCGTTACCGGCTGAGCAGCAAATGGACCACCAAAGTCAGGAAAGGACCACAAACTGTGCTCACTGAAGTAGAGGAGCAAAAACTTGTGCAATACCTAGTTGCTATGGAGAAGAAAGGCTTTCCCGTGGTCAAAGATTTGCTGCTCTACAAAGTGAAAACATTCTTCGACTCAAGTTCTCGGTCTAATCCGTTCACGGACAATGTTCCAG GACGAAAGTGGATGAAGGGATTTCTTCGTCGACACCGTGAAATCACGTTCCGTACACCAGAAACCGTTTCTTCCGCCAGCGCCAAGGTGAAGGAAGCTGATATTAGAGGGTGGTTTGCTAACCTCAAATCCTACTTGGAAGAGAATTGCCTGATGGCAGCAGCACTGGATCCGACCCGAATCTACAACGGTGACGAAACGTCCTTCTTCCTACACCCGCAAACAAAAACCGTGCTTGCAAGCCGCGGTAGTAAAAATGTGTACGAGATCGAGCACGCTGACGGTCACAAGAACATAACCGTAATGTTTACGTTCGGAGCAGATGGATCTGTTGTGTCTCCAGGAGTTGTTCTTCCAATGCAACGCTTATCGGTGGAAATTTTGCGCTCTTTTCCGGGTGATTGGGGCGTCGGGAAGAGCCCAAAAGGATGGATGGATACTACCAACTTCATGTTGTACATCCGAAATGTATTCTATCCTCATCTCCAGAAGAAAAAGGTTCGTTTCCCGGTACTCTATTTCGTCGACGGTCATTCCTCCCACACTGCCGCAGAGGTGGCTGATTTATGTTTGGATTTGGGTATCGTGTTAATCGCATTGTACCCATTGTCGCCATATTCAAACCACTCAAGTCAGCTTGGAAAAGCGCTGTTGCGGACTGGCGGATGGAGTACGGAGGTCAGAATCTTTTATTGA